From Penaeus chinensis breed Huanghai No. 1 chromosome 18, ASM1920278v2, whole genome shotgun sequence, one genomic window encodes:
- the LOC125034873 gene encoding fer3-like protein gives MLVCAAAPVSSSCAMDLSGGYAAACGADSTGGNYSQTFTADGAPWCTDGWPSWSPVSNGYHSCFASSVSPSPPSTGAHADRGHLVGREESPATESDEGIILEDDGYRSHIPDFALRGFPDSVLPSPAPTALRRCKKTKRLQQSSGSCLQEMSIGTEAQHRRRRQAANARERKRMTSLNTAFDRLRHVLPSAPHKLSKHDTLQVALSYISELWRLLE, from the coding sequence ATGTTGGTGTGTGCCGCCGCTCCGGTCAGTTCGTCGTGCGCCATGGATCTCTCCGGTGGATATGCCGCTGCGTGTGGCGCCGACAGCACTGGTGGGAACTACTCTCAAACATTTACTGCTGACGGAGCTCCTTGGTGTACTGACGGATGGCCCTCGTGGTCTCCGGTTTCCAACGGATATCACAGCTGCTTTGCTTCCAGCGTGAGCCCATCTCCGCCCTCCACGGGCGCCCATGCAGACCGCGGTCATCTGGTTGGTCGCGAAGAGTCGCCAGCGACTGAGTCCGACGAAGGAATTATTTTGGAAGATGACGGTTACAGGTCTCATATACCAGACTTCGCTCTGCGCGGATTCCCCGACTCCGTGCTGCCGTCTCCTGCGCCAACGGCTCTGAGGCGTTGCAAGAAAACGAAAAGACTTCAACAGTCGTCTGGGAGTTGTCTCCAGGAGATGTCCATCGGCACCGAGGCCCAGCACCGGCGGCGGCGTCAGGCAGCCAACGCCcgcgagaggaaaaggatgacAAGTCTGAACACCGCCTTCGACCGCCTCCGCCACGTCCTGCCCTCCGCGCCCCACAAGCTCTCCAAGCACGACACGCTGCAGGTGGCGCTGTCGTACATCTCCGAACTCTGGCGCTTGCTCGAGTGA